Proteins from a genomic interval of Balearica regulorum gibbericeps isolate bBalReg1 unplaced genomic scaffold, bBalReg1.pri S36, whole genome shotgun sequence:
- the LOC142599680 gene encoding uncharacterized protein LOC142599680, whose amino-acid sequence MSSAAEPHSDRKLLKPLMEKRRRDRMNRSLDRLRLLLLAATCDERLRNPKVEKAEILQKTVQFLRAQPLSEPSRTEELFLRRYRSGYRECLARAARFLQVVPAESPCSGPGPVAVCPPPLVAGLTDTPGPSGRHGLPAPRMGPTCPGYHSYGPGYNNFGPTPGPSLGPTHRPKCGLGYRPSDGPGCPGDGPSCPGDGPCCPDDGSGCPGDRSGCSGYHGYGPGLRPGLGPTFGPTFGSSLGPQHGPSRGPGSGPSGHEDSQRRCAKEEAPRESGGPLGPPCHVWRPWP is encoded by the exons ATGAGCAGCGCCGCGGAGCCCCACAGCGACAGGAAG ctCCTGAAGCCGCTCATGGAGAAGCGTCGTCGCGACCGCATGAACCGCAGCCTCGACCGGctccggctgctgctgctggcggccACCTGTGACGAG CGTCTCCGAAACCCCAAGGTGGAGAAGGCCGAAATCCTGCAGAAAACGGTGCAGTTCCTGCGGGCGCAGCCCCTCTCAG AGCCCTCGCGGACAGAGGAGCTGTTCCTGAGACGCTATCGCAGCGGCTACCGGGAGTGTTTGGCTCGTGCCGCCCGCTTCCTGCAGGTCGTCCCAGCGGAGTCTCCGTGTTCAGGCCCGGGGCCCGTGGCCGTCTGCCCCCCACCACTCGTCGCTGGCCTCACCGACACCCCCGGGCCCTCCGGCCGCCATGGACTGCCTGCGCCGCGGATGGGGCCCACCTGCCCCGGTTACCACAGTTACGGGCCTGGTTACAACAACTTTGGGCCTACGCCGGGGCCTAGTCTGGGGCCTACTCACAGGCCTAAATGCGGCCTTGGTTACCGCCCCAGTGACGGCCCCGGTTGCCCCGGTGACGGCCCCAGTTGCCCCGGCGATGGCCCCTGTTGCCCTGATGATGGCTCCGGTTGCCCTGGTGACAGGTCCGGGTGTTCTGGTTACCATGGTTACGGGCCTGGTCTGAGGCCGGGTCTTGGGCCTACTTTCGGGCCTACTTTTGGGTCCAGCCTGGGCCCCCAGCATGGCCCCAGTCGTGGCCCTGGTAGCGGCCCCAGCGGCCACGAGGACTCACAGCGGCGCTGCGCCAAGGAAGAGGCGCCGAGGGAGAGCGGGGGGCCGCTGGGGCCGCCCTGCCATGTCTGGAGACCCTGGCCCTGA